The sequence below is a genomic window from Deltaproteobacteria bacterium.
CTTGTTTTGCTCCATTATGGAGAGAGCCTTGGCAGCAAGTTCGCTCTCCGTTATTCTCTTCGGGTTTTTCGTCATGATGTCCTTTGCCTTGACCGTGTATATGTCCACCTTTTTCTCCATGGCTCTGCGCAGGTCCCCATCGGTGATGACCCCGATAAGCTTGTTCTCCTCATTTACAATCCCCGTGACACCGAGCCTCTTCGACGATATCTCGTACAGGGCGTCTATGAGGGCTGTGTCGGGTCCTGTCAGGGGAATCTCGTCACCGGTGCTCATCAGATCAGAAACGAGTTTCAGCCTTCTCCCGAGAGCCCCCCCGGGATGCAGCATGGCAAAATCATCGAGGGAAAAACCCTTCTCCTTGAAAAGGACAACGGCCATTGCATCGCCGACAGCGAGGGCAGCGGTCGTGCTGGAGGTCGGGGCCACCCCCATCGGGCAAGCCTCTTTGGAGACACCCACGTCGATGGTAACATCGGCGTGCTTGGACAGCGTTGACTCGCTATTGCCCACCAGGGCGATCACCTTTACCCCCATCCTCTTGATAACCGTTAGAATAGAGATTACCTCCTCCGTCTCGCCCGAGTTGGAAAGGGCGATCAGCACATCGTCGGGCATGACCATGCCAAGGTCCCCGTGTATCGCCTCCCCGGGGTGGAGGAAAAAGGCGGGAGTGCCCGTTGAAGCGAAGGTGGCTACGATCTTCTTGCAGACGATCCCCGATTTCCCCATTCCCGTAAGAATCACCTTTCCCCTCGAATTCTTGATTATTTCTATGGCCCTCGCAAAGTCAGCGCCCACCTTGTGGATCTGTTCCTGTATTGCCGCCGCCTCGATGGCAAGCACCTCCTTTGCCGTGCCGATGATGTCTTCGGGAGCCATTTTTCATTCCTTTTCGAGTAGTTTACGGTGAGCGACGAGAGAC
It includes:
- a CDS encoding KpsF/GutQ family sugar-phosphate isomerase; the encoded protein is MAPEDIIGTAKEVLAIEAAAIQEQIHKVGADFARAIEIIKNSRGKVILTGMGKSGIVCKKIVATFASTGTPAFFLHPGEAIHGDLGMVMPDDVLIALSNSGETEEVISILTVIKRMGVKVIALVGNSESTLSKHADVTIDVGVSKEACPMGVAPTSSTTAALAVGDAMAVVLFKEKGFSLDDFAMLHPGGALGRRLKLVSDLMSTGDEIPLTGPDTALIDALYEISSKRLGVTGIVNEENKLIGVITDGDLRRAMEKKVDIYTVKAKDIMTKNPKRITESELAAKALSIMEQNKITSLFVFDEGEKNLVGVIHIHDLLRAKIT